The following coding sequences lie in one Nitrospirota bacterium genomic window:
- a CDS encoding GDP-mannose 4,6-dehydratase, whose product MKDLNQKRILVTGGAGFLGSHLCERLSADGHDLLCVDNFYTGTKENILHLMSNPHFEVLRHDVTFPLYVEVDEIYNLACPASPIHYQFDPVQTTKTSVHGAINMLGLAKRVKAKILQASTSEVYGDPEVHPQTEKYWGHVNPVGIRSCYDEGKRCAETLFFDYYRQHRLKI is encoded by the coding sequence ATGAAAGATTTAAATCAGAAACGGATTTTAGTCACAGGCGGGGCAGGTTTTCTCGGCTCTCATCTCTGTGAACGGTTATCGGCCGACGGGCACGATCTTTTATGTGTCGATAACTTTTATACGGGCACAAAAGAAAATATCCTTCATCTCATGAGCAACCCTCATTTTGAGGTCCTGCGCCATGATGTCACCTTTCCTCTTTATGTCGAAGTGGACGAAATTTATAACCTGGCCTGCCCCGCCTCGCCTATCCATTATCAATTCGACCCTGTTCAAACCACCAAAACCAGCGTCCATGGCGCGATCAATATGCTGGGGCTTGCAAAAAGAGTCAAAGCAAAAATCCTTCAGGCCTCCACCAGTGAGGTGTACGGAGACCCGGAGGTCCATCCGCAAACCGAAAAATACTGGGGCCATGTCAACCCGGTGGGGATTCGTTCCTGTTATGACGAAGGGAAGCGGTGTGCGGAAACCTTATTTTTCGATTATTACCGCCAACACCGCCTCAAAATC